Proteins encoded in a region of the Drosophila busckii strain San Diego stock center, stock number 13000-0081.31 chromosome 2L, ASM1175060v1, whole genome shotgun sequence genome:
- the LOC108601567 gene encoding lipase 1 — MRCLAIYTSLVFSVSLSAASYLEDAFPASVREDAKLTTLQLLTKYNYPGAEYAVTTEDNYKLHMQRIPRHGASPVLLMHGLEDSADTWLLMGPHSALGYYLYDAGYDVWMGNARGNRYSRGHTQLNPSVDRAYWNFSFHEIGYYDLAAKIDFVLQQTGKSKLSYVGHSQGTTSIFVLTSSRPEYNEKLHVMLTVAPVAYTTHLRIPRIAELRTMLNVIGDQFELFPHPIKVTDSCLLSAKTVESCMNLLSQFLGKNYAEFNFTMFPVILGHIPAGASSRQFIHYLQMQQSNRFCRYDLGKQNQRVYGRATPPEYPVERITAPVALFYAKNDFLSAVEDVQRLAKRLPNLVENHLYSYKKWNHIDILWGISARRVAQPRMLQVLQHWESGQQTPLPPDSSSSSLEEAETETEQEQQTDEQLP; from the exons ATGCGGTGTCTGGCTATATATACTTCACTAGTCTTTAGTGTGAGCTTGAGCGCGGCAAGCTATTTGGAGGATGCCTTTCCAGCGAGCGTGCGGGAGGATGCAAAGCTTACAACg ctgcaactgctcaCCAAGTACAATTATCCTGGAGCGGAGTATGCGGTCACCACCGAGGACAACTACAAGCTGCACATGCAGCGCATACCGAGGCATGGCGCCTCGCCCGTGCTGCTCATGCATGGGCTGGAAGATTCCGCCGACACGTGGCTGCTGATGGGTCCGCATAGCGCACTCGGCTATTATCTGTACGATGCTGGCTACGATGTCTGGATGGGCAATGCGCGTGGCAATCGCTACTCACGCGGGCATACGCAGCTCAATCCGAGTGTGGATCGAGCTTATTGGAATTTCTCATTCCATGAGATTGGCTACTATGATCTGGCGGCCAAGATTGACTTTGTGCTGCAGCAGACGGGCAAGTCGAAGCTGAGCTATGTGGGTCACTCGCAAGGCACCACCAGCATCTTTGTGCTGACCTCCAGTCGACCCGAGTACAATGAGAAGCTGCATGTGATGCTCACAGTGGCGCCAGTGGCATATACCACGCACTTGAGAATTCCCAGGATAGCTGAGCTGCGCACTATGCTCAATGTGATTGGCGATCAATTTGAGCTATTTCCGCATCCGATTAAGGTCACCGATTCGTGCTTGCTGTCGGCCAAGACAGTGGAGAGCTGCATGAATTTGCTTTCGCAGTTCCTGGGCAAGAACTATGCAGAGTTCAATTTT ACCATGTTTCCAGTTATATTGGGTCACATACCCGCgggcgccagcagcagacaaTTCATTCACTAtctgcaaatgcagcaatcGAATCGCTTCTGTCGCTACGATCTGGGCAAGCAGAATCAGCGCGTCTATGGGCGTGCCACGCCTCCGGAGTACCCAGTGGAGCGCATTACAGCGCCCGTAGCTTTGTTCTATGCCAAGAATGATTTCCTCAGCGCCGTTGAGGATGTGCAGCGTTTGGCCAAGCGGCTGCCGAATCTTGTCGAGAATCATTTGTATTCGTATAAGAAATGGAATCATATCGACATACTGTGGGGCATAAGCGCCAGGCGTGTGGCACAGCCACGTATGTTGCAAGTGCTGCAGCATTGGGAAAGTGGACAGCagacgccgctgccgccagacagcagcagcagcagtctcgAGGAGGCGGAGACCGAGacggagcaggagcagcagacGGACGAGCAGTTGCCCTGA